A genomic segment from Mustela lutreola isolate mMusLut2 chromosome 15, mMusLut2.pri, whole genome shotgun sequence encodes:
- the CHRNE gene encoding acetylcholine receptor subunit epsilon isoform X3 — translation MAGALLGALLLLRLLGASEGENEELRLYHHLFDNYDPECRPVKEPEETVPITLKVTLTNLISLVRHPTPEPGIPLLALDSHFNRPDPLVSAERERGDPDHQRLDRNRLAGLPTQLQQGRFWGRGDPAGAFRTRLAPRDCAGKQVSIVGLGLVEGGGAWSLGLHLAGAGLAGRAGGGSPADAGSLGVPSIDGQFGVAYDANVLIYEGGYVSWLPPAIYRSTCAVEVTYFPFDWQNCSLVFRSQTYNAEEVDFVFAVDDEGETISKIDIDTEAYTENGEWAIDFCPGLIRRLDGASPGGPGVVDVIYTLIIRRKPLFYVINIIVPCVLISGLVLLAYFLPAQAGGQKCTVSINVLLAQTVFLFLIAQKIPETSLSVPMLGRYLIFVMVVATVIVMNCVIVLNVSLRTPTTHTMSPRLRHVLLELLPRLLGSGAPPEAPRATSPPRRASSVGLLLRAEELILKKPRSELVFEGQRHRHGVWTELGRRRPRGPLLRGRRELRGREHAGPGGLRRARVRPSPGGVRLGAHGEGPGQRLLLGRPGALRRGVQPHLPRGLLEPSARAALPAVHVDGAPPHPFLEETDFESRAAGPCCGAVLCSLRQ, via the exons ATGGCAGGGGCTCTGCTGGGCGCGCTGCTCCTCCTGCGGCTCCTGG GTGCCAGTGAGGGGGAGAACGAGGAGCTGCGTCTTTACCACCATCTCTTCGACAACTATGACCCCGAGTGCCGGCCTGTGAAGGAGCCTGAAGAGACAGTCCCCATCACCCTCAAGGTCACCCTGACCAACCTCATCTCCCTTGTAAGACACCCCACCCCGGAGCCTGGAATTCCACTCCTGGCTCTGGACTCCCACTTCAACCGTCCTGACCCGCTCGTTTCTGCAGAACGAGAAAGAGGAGACCCTGACCACCAGCGTCTGGATCGGAATC GACTGGCAGGATTACCGACTCAACTACAGCAAGGACGATTTTGGGGGCGTGGAGACCCTGCGGGTGCCTTCAGAACTCGTCTGGCTCCCAGAGATTGTGCTGGAAAACAAGTGAGCATCGTTGGGTTGGGTTTGGTGGAAGGCGGTGGGGCCTGGAGCCTGGGGCTGCACCTGGCGGGGGCTGGGCTTgctgggagggcagggggtggCAGCCCGGCCGACGCCGGCTCTCTCGGGGTCCCTAGCATTGACGGCCAGTTCGGCGTGGCCTACGACGCCAACGTGCTGATCTACGAGGGCGGCTACGTGAGCTGGCTGCCCCCTGCCATCTACCGCAGCACCTGCGCCGTGGAGGTTACCTACTTCCCTTTCGACTGGCAGAACTGCTCGCTCGTCTTCCG CTCGCAGACCTACAATGCGGAAGAGGTGGACTTCGTCTTCGCGGTGGACGACGAGGGCGAAACCATCAGCAAGATCGACATCGACACTGAGGCCTACACAG AGAATGGCGAGTGGGCCATCGACTTCTGCCCCGGGCTGATCCGCCGCCTGGACGGCGCCTCCCCAGGCGGCCCGGGGGTGGTCGATGTCATCTACACGCTCATCATCCGCCGGAAGCCGCTCTTCTACGTCATCAACATCATCGTGCCTTGCGTGCTCATCTCGGGCCTGGTGCTGCTCGCCTACTTCCTGCCGGCGCAGG CCGGCGGCCAGAAGTGCACGGTGTCCATCAACGTCCTGCTGGCCCAGACAGTCTTCCTGTTCCTGATCGCGCAGAAGATCCCAGAAACGTCGCTGAGCGTCCCGATGCTGGGCAG GTACCTCATCTTCGTCATGGTGGTTGCCACGGTCATCGTCATGAACTGCGTCATCGTGCTCAACGTGTCCCTGCGGACGCCCACCACGCACACCATGTCCCCTCGGCTGCGCCAC GTCCTGCTGGAGCTGCTGCCCCGCCTCCTGGGTTCGGGCGCGCCCCCCGAGGCTCCCCGGGCCACCTCACCGCCCAGGCGCGCTTCGTCTGTGGGCCTGCTGCTCCGGGCCGAGGAGCTGATACTGAAAAAGCCGCGGAGCGAGCTCGTGTTTGAGGGGCAGAGGCACCGGCACGGGGTCTGGACCG AGCTTGGGCGCCGCCGCCCCCGAGGTCCGCTGCTGCGTGGACGCCGTGAACTTCGTGGCCGAGAGCACGCGGGACCAGGAGGCCTCCGGCGAG CTCGTGTCCGCCCCTCCCCAGGAGGTGTCCGACTGGGTGCGCATGGGGAAGGCCCTGGACAACGTCTGCTTCTGGGCCGCCCTGGTGCTCTTCGGCGTGGGGTCCAGCCTCATCTTCCTCGGGGGCTACTTGAACCGAGTGCCCGAGCTGCCCTACCCGCCGTGCATGTAGACGGCGCCCCCCCGCACCCGTTTCTGGAGGAAACCGATTTTGAAAGCCGCGCTGCGGGCCCCTGCTGCGGTGCGGTCCTGTGCTCGCTGCGGCAATAA
- the CHRNE gene encoding acetylcholine receptor subunit epsilon isoform X1, which translates to MAGALLGALLLLRLLGASEGENEELRLYHHLFDNYDPECRPVKEPEETVPITLKVTLTNLISLNEKEETLTTSVWIGIVSQLWGAAGGLDPLPQTPGRHKVGNAGDLCDRPHSLGLAGLPTQLQQGRFWGRGDPAGAFRTRLAPRDCAGKQVSIVGLGLVEGGGAWSLGLHLAGAGLAGRAGGGSPADAGSLGVPSIDGQFGVAYDANVLIYEGGYVSWLPPAIYRSTCAVEVTYFPFDWQNCSLVFRSQTYNAEEVDFVFAVDDEGETISKIDIDTEAYTENGEWAIDFCPGLIRRLDGASPGGPGVVDVIYTLIIRRKPLFYVINIIVPCVLISGLVLLAYFLPAQAGGQKCTVSINVLLAQTVFLFLIAQKIPETSLSVPMLGRYLIFVMVVATVIVMNCVIVLNVSLRTPTTHTMSPRLRHVLLELLPRLLGSGAPPEAPRATSPPRRASSVGLLLRAEELILKKPRSELVFEGQRHRHGVWTELGRRRPRGPLLRGRRELRGREHAGPGGLRRARVRPSPGGVRLGAHGEGPGQRLLLGRPGALRRGVQPHLPRGLLEPSARAALPAVHVDGAPPHPFLEETDFESRAAGPCCGAVLCSLRQ; encoded by the exons ATGGCAGGGGCTCTGCTGGGCGCGCTGCTCCTCCTGCGGCTCCTGG GTGCCAGTGAGGGGGAGAACGAGGAGCTGCGTCTTTACCACCATCTCTTCGACAACTATGACCCCGAGTGCCGGCCTGTGAAGGAGCCTGAAGAGACAGTCCCCATCACCCTCAAGGTCACCCTGACCAACCTCATCTCCCTT AACGAGAAAGAGGAGACCCTGACCACCAGCGTCTGGATCGGAATCGTGAGTCAGCTCTGGGGGGCAGCAGGAGGTCtcgaccccctcccccaaactcctGGCCGGCACAAGGTGGGAAATGCAGGGGACTTGTGCGACCGTCCTCACTCCTTAGGACTGGCAGGATTACCGACTCAACTACAGCAAGGACGATTTTGGGGGCGTGGAGACCCTGCGGGTGCCTTCAGAACTCGTCTGGCTCCCAGAGATTGTGCTGGAAAACAAGTGAGCATCGTTGGGTTGGGTTTGGTGGAAGGCGGTGGGGCCTGGAGCCTGGGGCTGCACCTGGCGGGGGCTGGGCTTgctgggagggcagggggtggCAGCCCGGCCGACGCCGGCTCTCTCGGGGTCCCTAGCATTGACGGCCAGTTCGGCGTGGCCTACGACGCCAACGTGCTGATCTACGAGGGCGGCTACGTGAGCTGGCTGCCCCCTGCCATCTACCGCAGCACCTGCGCCGTGGAGGTTACCTACTTCCCTTTCGACTGGCAGAACTGCTCGCTCGTCTTCCG CTCGCAGACCTACAATGCGGAAGAGGTGGACTTCGTCTTCGCGGTGGACGACGAGGGCGAAACCATCAGCAAGATCGACATCGACACTGAGGCCTACACAG AGAATGGCGAGTGGGCCATCGACTTCTGCCCCGGGCTGATCCGCCGCCTGGACGGCGCCTCCCCAGGCGGCCCGGGGGTGGTCGATGTCATCTACACGCTCATCATCCGCCGGAAGCCGCTCTTCTACGTCATCAACATCATCGTGCCTTGCGTGCTCATCTCGGGCCTGGTGCTGCTCGCCTACTTCCTGCCGGCGCAGG CCGGCGGCCAGAAGTGCACGGTGTCCATCAACGTCCTGCTGGCCCAGACAGTCTTCCTGTTCCTGATCGCGCAGAAGATCCCAGAAACGTCGCTGAGCGTCCCGATGCTGGGCAG GTACCTCATCTTCGTCATGGTGGTTGCCACGGTCATCGTCATGAACTGCGTCATCGTGCTCAACGTGTCCCTGCGGACGCCCACCACGCACACCATGTCCCCTCGGCTGCGCCAC GTCCTGCTGGAGCTGCTGCCCCGCCTCCTGGGTTCGGGCGCGCCCCCCGAGGCTCCCCGGGCCACCTCACCGCCCAGGCGCGCTTCGTCTGTGGGCCTGCTGCTCCGGGCCGAGGAGCTGATACTGAAAAAGCCGCGGAGCGAGCTCGTGTTTGAGGGGCAGAGGCACCGGCACGGGGTCTGGACCG AGCTTGGGCGCCGCCGCCCCCGAGGTCCGCTGCTGCGTGGACGCCGTGAACTTCGTGGCCGAGAGCACGCGGGACCAGGAGGCCTCCGGCGAG CTCGTGTCCGCCCCTCCCCAGGAGGTGTCCGACTGGGTGCGCATGGGGAAGGCCCTGGACAACGTCTGCTTCTGGGCCGCCCTGGTGCTCTTCGGCGTGGGGTCCAGCCTCATCTTCCTCGGGGGCTACTTGAACCGAGTGCCCGAGCTGCCCTACCCGCCGTGCATGTAGACGGCGCCCCCCCGCACCCGTTTCTGGAGGAAACCGATTTTGAAAGCCGCGCTGCGGGCCCCTGCTGCGGTGCGGTCCTGTGCTCGCTGCGGCAATAA
- the CHRNE gene encoding acetylcholine receptor subunit epsilon isoform X6 — protein sequence MAGALLGALLLLRLLGASEGENEELRLYHHLFDNYDPECRPVKEPEETVPITLKVTLTNLISLNEKEETLTTSVWIGIDWQDYRLNYSKDDFGGVETLRVPSELVWLPEIVLENNIDGQFGVAYDANVLIYEGGYVSWLPPAIYRSTCAVEVTYFPFDWQNCSLVFRSQTYNAEEVDFVFAVDDEGETISKIDIDTEAYTENGEWAIDFCPGLIRRLDGASPGGPGVVDVIYTLIIRRKPLFYVINIIVPCVLISGLVLLAYFLPAQAGGQKCTVSINVLLAQTVFLFLIAQKIPETSLSVPMLGRYLIFVMVVATVIVMNCVIVLNVSLRTPTTHTMSPRLRHVLLELLPRLLGSGAPPEAPRATSPPRRASSVGLLLRAEELILKKPRSELVFEGQRHRHGVWTELGRRRPRGPLLRGRRELRGREHAGPGGLRRARVRPSPGGVRLGAHGEGPGQRLLLGRPGALRRGVQPHLPRGLLEPSARAALPAVHVDGAPPHPFLEETDFESRAAGPCCGAVLCSLRQ from the exons ATGGCAGGGGCTCTGCTGGGCGCGCTGCTCCTCCTGCGGCTCCTGG GTGCCAGTGAGGGGGAGAACGAGGAGCTGCGTCTTTACCACCATCTCTTCGACAACTATGACCCCGAGTGCCGGCCTGTGAAGGAGCCTGAAGAGACAGTCCCCATCACCCTCAAGGTCACCCTGACCAACCTCATCTCCCTT AACGAGAAAGAGGAGACCCTGACCACCAGCGTCTGGATCGGAATC GACTGGCAGGATTACCGACTCAACTACAGCAAGGACGATTTTGGGGGCGTGGAGACCCTGCGGGTGCCTTCAGAACTCGTCTGGCTCCCAGAGATTGTGCTGGAAAACAA CATTGACGGCCAGTTCGGCGTGGCCTACGACGCCAACGTGCTGATCTACGAGGGCGGCTACGTGAGCTGGCTGCCCCCTGCCATCTACCGCAGCACCTGCGCCGTGGAGGTTACCTACTTCCCTTTCGACTGGCAGAACTGCTCGCTCGTCTTCCG CTCGCAGACCTACAATGCGGAAGAGGTGGACTTCGTCTTCGCGGTGGACGACGAGGGCGAAACCATCAGCAAGATCGACATCGACACTGAGGCCTACACAG AGAATGGCGAGTGGGCCATCGACTTCTGCCCCGGGCTGATCCGCCGCCTGGACGGCGCCTCCCCAGGCGGCCCGGGGGTGGTCGATGTCATCTACACGCTCATCATCCGCCGGAAGCCGCTCTTCTACGTCATCAACATCATCGTGCCTTGCGTGCTCATCTCGGGCCTGGTGCTGCTCGCCTACTTCCTGCCGGCGCAGG CCGGCGGCCAGAAGTGCACGGTGTCCATCAACGTCCTGCTGGCCCAGACAGTCTTCCTGTTCCTGATCGCGCAGAAGATCCCAGAAACGTCGCTGAGCGTCCCGATGCTGGGCAG GTACCTCATCTTCGTCATGGTGGTTGCCACGGTCATCGTCATGAACTGCGTCATCGTGCTCAACGTGTCCCTGCGGACGCCCACCACGCACACCATGTCCCCTCGGCTGCGCCAC GTCCTGCTGGAGCTGCTGCCCCGCCTCCTGGGTTCGGGCGCGCCCCCCGAGGCTCCCCGGGCCACCTCACCGCCCAGGCGCGCTTCGTCTGTGGGCCTGCTGCTCCGGGCCGAGGAGCTGATACTGAAAAAGCCGCGGAGCGAGCTCGTGTTTGAGGGGCAGAGGCACCGGCACGGGGTCTGGACCG AGCTTGGGCGCCGCCGCCCCCGAGGTCCGCTGCTGCGTGGACGCCGTGAACTTCGTGGCCGAGAGCACGCGGGACCAGGAGGCCTCCGGCGAG CTCGTGTCCGCCCCTCCCCAGGAGGTGTCCGACTGGGTGCGCATGGGGAAGGCCCTGGACAACGTCTGCTTCTGGGCCGCCCTGGTGCTCTTCGGCGTGGGGTCCAGCCTCATCTTCCTCGGGGGCTACTTGAACCGAGTGCCCGAGCTGCCCTACCCGCCGTGCATGTAGACGGCGCCCCCCCGCACCCGTTTCTGGAGGAAACCGATTTTGAAAGCCGCGCTGCGGGCCCCTGCTGCGGTGCGGTCCTGTGCTCGCTGCGGCAATAA
- the CHRNE gene encoding acetylcholine receptor subunit epsilon isoform X2: protein MAGALLGALLLLRLLGASEGENEELRLYHHLFDNYDPECRPVKEPEETVPITLKVTLTNLISLNEKEETLTTSVWIGIVSQLWGAAGGLDPLPQTPGRHKVGNAGDLCDRPHSLGLAGLPTQLQQGRFWGRGDPAGAFRTRLAPRDCAGKQVSIVGLGLVEGGGAWSLGLHLAGAGLAGRAGGGSPADAGSLGVPSIDGQFGVAYDANVLIYEGGYVSWLPPAIYRSTCAVEVTYFPFDWQNCSLVFRSQTYNAEEVDFVFAVDDEGETISKIDIDTEAYTENGEWAIDFCPGLIRRLDGASPGGPGVVDVIYTLIIRRKPLFYVINIIVPCVLISGLVLLAYFLPAQAGGQKCTVSINVLLAQTVFLFLIAQKIPETSLSVPMLGRYLIFVMVVATVIVMNCVIVLNVSLRTPTTHTMSPRLRHVLLELLPRLLGSGAPPEAPRATSPPRRASSVGLLLRAEELILKKPRSELVFEGQRHRHGVWTELGRRRPRGPLLRGRRELRGREHAGPGGLRRGGVRLGAHGEGPGQRLLLGRPGALRRGVQPHLPRGLLEPSARAALPAVHVDGAPPHPFLEETDFESRAAGPCCGAVLCSLRQ, encoded by the exons ATGGCAGGGGCTCTGCTGGGCGCGCTGCTCCTCCTGCGGCTCCTGG GTGCCAGTGAGGGGGAGAACGAGGAGCTGCGTCTTTACCACCATCTCTTCGACAACTATGACCCCGAGTGCCGGCCTGTGAAGGAGCCTGAAGAGACAGTCCCCATCACCCTCAAGGTCACCCTGACCAACCTCATCTCCCTT AACGAGAAAGAGGAGACCCTGACCACCAGCGTCTGGATCGGAATCGTGAGTCAGCTCTGGGGGGCAGCAGGAGGTCtcgaccccctcccccaaactcctGGCCGGCACAAGGTGGGAAATGCAGGGGACTTGTGCGACCGTCCTCACTCCTTAGGACTGGCAGGATTACCGACTCAACTACAGCAAGGACGATTTTGGGGGCGTGGAGACCCTGCGGGTGCCTTCAGAACTCGTCTGGCTCCCAGAGATTGTGCTGGAAAACAAGTGAGCATCGTTGGGTTGGGTTTGGTGGAAGGCGGTGGGGCCTGGAGCCTGGGGCTGCACCTGGCGGGGGCTGGGCTTgctgggagggcagggggtggCAGCCCGGCCGACGCCGGCTCTCTCGGGGTCCCTAGCATTGACGGCCAGTTCGGCGTGGCCTACGACGCCAACGTGCTGATCTACGAGGGCGGCTACGTGAGCTGGCTGCCCCCTGCCATCTACCGCAGCACCTGCGCCGTGGAGGTTACCTACTTCCCTTTCGACTGGCAGAACTGCTCGCTCGTCTTCCG CTCGCAGACCTACAATGCGGAAGAGGTGGACTTCGTCTTCGCGGTGGACGACGAGGGCGAAACCATCAGCAAGATCGACATCGACACTGAGGCCTACACAG AGAATGGCGAGTGGGCCATCGACTTCTGCCCCGGGCTGATCCGCCGCCTGGACGGCGCCTCCCCAGGCGGCCCGGGGGTGGTCGATGTCATCTACACGCTCATCATCCGCCGGAAGCCGCTCTTCTACGTCATCAACATCATCGTGCCTTGCGTGCTCATCTCGGGCCTGGTGCTGCTCGCCTACTTCCTGCCGGCGCAGG CCGGCGGCCAGAAGTGCACGGTGTCCATCAACGTCCTGCTGGCCCAGACAGTCTTCCTGTTCCTGATCGCGCAGAAGATCCCAGAAACGTCGCTGAGCGTCCCGATGCTGGGCAG GTACCTCATCTTCGTCATGGTGGTTGCCACGGTCATCGTCATGAACTGCGTCATCGTGCTCAACGTGTCCCTGCGGACGCCCACCACGCACACCATGTCCCCTCGGCTGCGCCAC GTCCTGCTGGAGCTGCTGCCCCGCCTCCTGGGTTCGGGCGCGCCCCCCGAGGCTCCCCGGGCCACCTCACCGCCCAGGCGCGCTTCGTCTGTGGGCCTGCTGCTCCGGGCCGAGGAGCTGATACTGAAAAAGCCGCGGAGCGAGCTCGTGTTTGAGGGGCAGAGGCACCGGCACGGGGTCTGGACCG AGCTTGGGCGCCGCCGCCCCCGAGGTCCGCTGCTGCGTGGACGCCGTGAACTTCGTGGCCGAGAGCACGCGGGACCAGGAGGCCTCCGGCGAG GAGGTGTCCGACTGGGTGCGCATGGGGAAGGCCCTGGACAACGTCTGCTTCTGGGCCGCCCTGGTGCTCTTCGGCGTGGGGTCCAGCCTCATCTTCCTCGGGGGCTACTTGAACCGAGTGCCCGAGCTGCCCTACCCGCCGTGCATGTAGACGGCGCCCCCCCGCACCCGTTTCTGGAGGAAACCGATTTTGAAAGCCGCGCTGCGGGCCCCTGCTGCGGTGCGGTCCTGTGCTCGCTGCGGCAATAA
- the CHRNE gene encoding acetylcholine receptor subunit epsilon isoform X4 — MAGALLGALLLLRLLGASEGENEELRLYHHLFDNYDPECRPVKEPEETVPITLKVTLTNLISLNEKEETLTTSVWIGIVSQLWGAAGGLDPLPQTPGRHKVGNAGDLCDRPHSLGLAGLPTQLQQGRFWGRGDPAGAFRTRLAPRDCAGKQVSIVGLGLVEGGGAWSLGLHLAGAGLAGRAGGGSPADAGSLGVPSIDGQFGVAYDANVLIYEGGYVSWLPPAIYRSTCAVEVTYFPFDWQNCSLVFRSQTYNAEEVDFVFAVDDEGETISKIDIDTEAYTENGEWAIDFCPGLIRRLDGASPGGPGVVDVIYTLIIRRKPLFYVINIIVPCVLISGLVLLAYFLPAQAGGQKCTVSINVLLAQTVFLFLIAQKIPETSLSVPMLGRYLIFVMVVATVIVMNCVIVLNVSLRTPTTHTMSPRLRHVLLELLPRLLGSGAPPEAPRATSPPRRASSVGLLLRAEELILKKPRSELVFEGQRHRHGVWTAALCQSLGAAAPEVRCCVDAVNFVAESTRDQEASGELVSAPPQEVSDWVRMGKALDNVCFWAALVLFGVGSSLIFLGGYLNRVPELPYPPCM; from the exons ATGGCAGGGGCTCTGCTGGGCGCGCTGCTCCTCCTGCGGCTCCTGG GTGCCAGTGAGGGGGAGAACGAGGAGCTGCGTCTTTACCACCATCTCTTCGACAACTATGACCCCGAGTGCCGGCCTGTGAAGGAGCCTGAAGAGACAGTCCCCATCACCCTCAAGGTCACCCTGACCAACCTCATCTCCCTT AACGAGAAAGAGGAGACCCTGACCACCAGCGTCTGGATCGGAATCGTGAGTCAGCTCTGGGGGGCAGCAGGAGGTCtcgaccccctcccccaaactcctGGCCGGCACAAGGTGGGAAATGCAGGGGACTTGTGCGACCGTCCTCACTCCTTAGGACTGGCAGGATTACCGACTCAACTACAGCAAGGACGATTTTGGGGGCGTGGAGACCCTGCGGGTGCCTTCAGAACTCGTCTGGCTCCCAGAGATTGTGCTGGAAAACAAGTGAGCATCGTTGGGTTGGGTTTGGTGGAAGGCGGTGGGGCCTGGAGCCTGGGGCTGCACCTGGCGGGGGCTGGGCTTgctgggagggcagggggtggCAGCCCGGCCGACGCCGGCTCTCTCGGGGTCCCTAGCATTGACGGCCAGTTCGGCGTGGCCTACGACGCCAACGTGCTGATCTACGAGGGCGGCTACGTGAGCTGGCTGCCCCCTGCCATCTACCGCAGCACCTGCGCCGTGGAGGTTACCTACTTCCCTTTCGACTGGCAGAACTGCTCGCTCGTCTTCCG CTCGCAGACCTACAATGCGGAAGAGGTGGACTTCGTCTTCGCGGTGGACGACGAGGGCGAAACCATCAGCAAGATCGACATCGACACTGAGGCCTACACAG AGAATGGCGAGTGGGCCATCGACTTCTGCCCCGGGCTGATCCGCCGCCTGGACGGCGCCTCCCCAGGCGGCCCGGGGGTGGTCGATGTCATCTACACGCTCATCATCCGCCGGAAGCCGCTCTTCTACGTCATCAACATCATCGTGCCTTGCGTGCTCATCTCGGGCCTGGTGCTGCTCGCCTACTTCCTGCCGGCGCAGG CCGGCGGCCAGAAGTGCACGGTGTCCATCAACGTCCTGCTGGCCCAGACAGTCTTCCTGTTCCTGATCGCGCAGAAGATCCCAGAAACGTCGCTGAGCGTCCCGATGCTGGGCAG GTACCTCATCTTCGTCATGGTGGTTGCCACGGTCATCGTCATGAACTGCGTCATCGTGCTCAACGTGTCCCTGCGGACGCCCACCACGCACACCATGTCCCCTCGGCTGCGCCAC GTCCTGCTGGAGCTGCTGCCCCGCCTCCTGGGTTCGGGCGCGCCCCCCGAGGCTCCCCGGGCCACCTCACCGCCCAGGCGCGCTTCGTCTGTGGGCCTGCTGCTCCGGGCCGAGGAGCTGATACTGAAAAAGCCGCGGAGCGAGCTCGTGTTTGAGGGGCAGAGGCACCGGCACGGGGTCTGGACCG CTGCCCTCTGCCAGAGCTTGGGCGCCGCCGCCCCCGAGGTCCGCTGCTGCGTGGACGCCGTGAACTTCGTGGCCGAGAGCACGCGGGACCAGGAGGCCTCCGGCGAG CTCGTGTCCGCCCCTCCCCAGGAGGTGTCCGACTGGGTGCGCATGGGGAAGGCCCTGGACAACGTCTGCTTCTGGGCCGCCCTGGTGCTCTTCGGCGTGGGGTCCAGCCTCATCTTCCTCGGGGGCTACTTGAACCGAGTGCCCGAGCTGCCCTACCCGCCGTGCATGTAG
- the CHRNE gene encoding acetylcholine receptor subunit epsilon isoform X7, giving the protein MAGALLGALLLLRLLGASEGENEELRLYHHLFDNYDPECRPVKEPEETVPITLKVTLTNLISLNEKEETLTTSVWIGIDWQDYRLNYSKDDFGGVETLRVPSELVWLPEIVLENNIDGQFGVAYDANVLIYEGGYVSWLPPAIYRSTCAVEVTYFPFDWQNCSLVFRSQTYNAEEVDFVFAVDDEGETISKIDIDTEAYTENGEWAIDFCPGLIRRLDGASPGGPGVVDVIYTLIIRRKPLFYVINIIVPCVLISGLVLLAYFLPAQAGGQKCTVSINVLLAQTVFLFLIAQKIPETSLSVPMLGRYLIFVMVVATVIVMNCVIVLNVSLRTPTTHTMSPRLRHVLLELLPRLLGSGAPPEAPRATSPPRRASSVGLLLRAEELILKKPRSELVFEGQRHRHGVWTAALCQSLGAAAPEVRCCVDAVNFVAESTRDQEASGEEVSDWVRMGKALDNVCFWAALVLFGVGSSLIFLGGYLNRVPELPYPPCM; this is encoded by the exons ATGGCAGGGGCTCTGCTGGGCGCGCTGCTCCTCCTGCGGCTCCTGG GTGCCAGTGAGGGGGAGAACGAGGAGCTGCGTCTTTACCACCATCTCTTCGACAACTATGACCCCGAGTGCCGGCCTGTGAAGGAGCCTGAAGAGACAGTCCCCATCACCCTCAAGGTCACCCTGACCAACCTCATCTCCCTT AACGAGAAAGAGGAGACCCTGACCACCAGCGTCTGGATCGGAATC GACTGGCAGGATTACCGACTCAACTACAGCAAGGACGATTTTGGGGGCGTGGAGACCCTGCGGGTGCCTTCAGAACTCGTCTGGCTCCCAGAGATTGTGCTGGAAAACAA CATTGACGGCCAGTTCGGCGTGGCCTACGACGCCAACGTGCTGATCTACGAGGGCGGCTACGTGAGCTGGCTGCCCCCTGCCATCTACCGCAGCACCTGCGCCGTGGAGGTTACCTACTTCCCTTTCGACTGGCAGAACTGCTCGCTCGTCTTCCG CTCGCAGACCTACAATGCGGAAGAGGTGGACTTCGTCTTCGCGGTGGACGACGAGGGCGAAACCATCAGCAAGATCGACATCGACACTGAGGCCTACACAG AGAATGGCGAGTGGGCCATCGACTTCTGCCCCGGGCTGATCCGCCGCCTGGACGGCGCCTCCCCAGGCGGCCCGGGGGTGGTCGATGTCATCTACACGCTCATCATCCGCCGGAAGCCGCTCTTCTACGTCATCAACATCATCGTGCCTTGCGTGCTCATCTCGGGCCTGGTGCTGCTCGCCTACTTCCTGCCGGCGCAGG CCGGCGGCCAGAAGTGCACGGTGTCCATCAACGTCCTGCTGGCCCAGACAGTCTTCCTGTTCCTGATCGCGCAGAAGATCCCAGAAACGTCGCTGAGCGTCCCGATGCTGGGCAG GTACCTCATCTTCGTCATGGTGGTTGCCACGGTCATCGTCATGAACTGCGTCATCGTGCTCAACGTGTCCCTGCGGACGCCCACCACGCACACCATGTCCCCTCGGCTGCGCCAC GTCCTGCTGGAGCTGCTGCCCCGCCTCCTGGGTTCGGGCGCGCCCCCCGAGGCTCCCCGGGCCACCTCACCGCCCAGGCGCGCTTCGTCTGTGGGCCTGCTGCTCCGGGCCGAGGAGCTGATACTGAAAAAGCCGCGGAGCGAGCTCGTGTTTGAGGGGCAGAGGCACCGGCACGGGGTCTGGACCG CTGCCCTCTGCCAGAGCTTGGGCGCCGCCGCCCCCGAGGTCCGCTGCTGCGTGGACGCCGTGAACTTCGTGGCCGAGAGCACGCGGGACCAGGAGGCCTCCGGCGAG GAGGTGTCCGACTGGGTGCGCATGGGGAAGGCCCTGGACAACGTCTGCTTCTGGGCCGCCCTGGTGCTCTTCGGCGTGGGGTCCAGCCTCATCTTCCTCGGGGGCTACTTGAACCGAGTGCCCGAGCTGCCCTACCCGCCGTGCATGTAG